TCTGACATTAAATTTATAAGTTATAAATGGCATTCGCAATCTTACCATCTTTAAGCTAAGACCTACCATAAAAGGGGCAAAAATTTCACATTTACGTGATAAATTTCGCCTTATTTTAAGCACATCGACTTCGTAGTTAAGTGGCAAATAAAACAATACTTTCTTAGAATTTGTAAAATTTATCAATTTCAAAAGCGTTTTTGTAGCTTTATAGTGCGAGCATTTGGCCTTAAATTTTGTAAGCTTCATTAAATTTGCTCTTGCATTTTTTCTAAATTCATTTTTTTCTAAATTAACGCTCATTTTATGCTCTTTCTTGTATAATCCTGAAATCTTATTCAAAAGGAAATTTATGACATTAAAACGAGCAATTATAACATCACTTTGCATTTTTGCATTTTTTGGATGCGGCGACGAGAACAAGCAAAAAAAAGAGCAAAATACAAGCGAACAAACGCAAGGCAAAATTTTAGATAAAAATGCCAGCAAAGATGAAAATTTAAGCAAAGACTCACTCACTCCAAAAATAAGTGAAAATGCCCAAGAAAACGAGATAAAAGAGGTAAATCTAAAGCTGCTAAGTGGAGCAACTATGCAGATTACAAAAAGAAGCAATGGCTTTGATGTAAAAGATGGCAAAAAAGCAACTCTTTACGTATTTTTTGCCACTTGGTGCCCTCCTTGCAAGGCTGAGATCCCACACCTAAACAACCTAAGCGAGAAATTTAAGAACGAGCTAGATATCGTTGGTGTGCTACTTGAAGACAAAAGTGAAGATGAAGTAAAAGATTTTGCTCAAAAATATAAAATAAAATACGAAGTCGCGGTTGGCGAGGGAAATTTTTTATTTGAAAAAGCGATGGGCGGCATAAAAGGCTTGCCTGCGTCAGCACTTTTTAAAGCAAATGGTGACTACGTTCAAGGCTACATCGGTCTTGTGCCTGAAGAGATGCTTGAAAACGACATAAATAGGGCCACAAAATAATGCTTGATTTTCTAAAAAAAGGCCTTGAGAAGACTTTTGGAGCGATAAGCTCAGCTAAGAAGTCAAAAAAAATAGACAAAGAGAGCTTAGAAGAAATTTTACTTGAAGCTGACGTAGCCTATGAGATCGTGGAAGAAATTTTATACTACTTACCGCCACAAGATGAAGTAAGTAGAGCCGATCTTAGGCGCGTTATGAGCAGCTATTTTATCTACGAAAATGAGCGTGTGATCGAGCCAGATAAGCCATTTGTCGATCTCATCCTTGGCGTAAATGGTGCTGGTAAGACGACAACGATCGCAAAGCTTGCAAATTTATATAAAAATAATGGCAAAAGCGTCATTTTAGGCGCTTGTGATACATTTAGAGCTGGGGCGATCGAACAGCTACGCCAATGGTCGATCAGACTAAATGTGCCAATAGTCGCCACCCAGCAAGGGCATGATCCTTCAGCTGTGGCTTACGACACGATCAGCTCGGCTCTTGCAAAAGGCATCGACCGCGTCATCTTAGACACGGCTGGCAGGCTTCAAAACCAGACAAATTTAGCAAACGAACTTGATAAGATCGTTCGTATCAGCAAAAAAGCCTACGAAAAGGCGCCTCACCGCAAGATCCTCATACTTGATGGCACGCAGGGCAACGCTGGCGTCGCGCAGGCAAAGGCATTTAACGAGATCGTCTCGCTTGATGGCGTCATCATCACAAAGCTTGACGGCACCGCAAAGGGCGGAGCACTATTTGGCGTAGCAAGAGAGCTTGAGCTACCTATATTTTATATAGGCGTTGGTGAGAGCATGGATGATATCATCAAATTTAACCCAGACGAGTTTTTAGACGAGCTAATGGACGCTATTTTTGAGTAGAGTAAAAATTCTAAGCCGTTTTTGTTTTTTTGCCACTCTTTTGGCGATCGATTTTCTTGCATTCACTCCAAAAAGTCCTGCGATCATCGAAAATTCGTGGGACAAAGCAAACCATTTTTTAGCTTTTTTCGTCCTTTATATACTGCTCTACCTTGGCTATGAGTTTAAAATTTTAAAAAATTTAGCCCTACTTTTAGCCTTCGGCGTGCAAATAGAGCTCGTTCAGGCATTTTTACCAAACAGGAGCTTTAGCCTGCTTGACATCGTGGCTGACATGATCGGAACGGCTTTTGGAGTGATAGTAGTTGAAATTTTAAAAAGGATATATTATGGCAAAAGCAAAGCCAGTTTTTGAGTGTCAAGCCTGCGGTAATCAGCAGGCAAAGTGGCTGGGTAAATGCCCACAATGTGGGGCTTGGGATAGCTTTGTCGAGCTTAGCCAGCAAGAGATAAAGATAAGCAAAGAGATAGCAAAAAGCACCGGAGTAGCCAGCAAAGCCATAAGTATAGACGAAGTTGAAATTCAAAATTTCACGAGATTTAGCACCAAAGATAGCGAGCTAGACCTTGTTCTTGGTGGTGGCGTGGTTGAGGGCTCACTAGTTTTAATAGGTGGCAGTCCGGGCATCGGTAAATCAACCTTGCTTCTAAAAATTGGCTCAAATTTAGCAAAAGACGGTAAAAAAACACTCTATGTAAGCGGCGAAGAGAGCCAAAGCCAGATAAAAATGAGAGCTGATAGGCTAAATGCGGTGGATAAAAATTTATACCTGCTAACTGAAATTTGCCTAGAAGATATCTTGCTTGAAGTGCAAAAGAGCGATTATAAAGTACTCGTGATCGACTCCATACAAACGCTTTATAGCCAAAATATAAGCTCCGCTCCAGGCTCGATCACACAGGTTCGCGAGATCACATTTGAGCTAATGAGGCTAGCAAAGAGCCAAAATATCTGCGTTTTCATCATCGGACATATCACCAAAGAAGGTTCGATCGCAGGGCCCAGAGTGCTTGAACACATGGTCGATGTGGTGCTTTATTTCGAGGGCGATGCGAGCAGAGAGTTAAGAATTTTACGTGGGTTCAAAAACCGCTTTGGCTCGACAAGCGAGGTTGGTATATTTGAGATGAGCCAGCACGGACTGGTAAGTGCAAACGAGGTATCTAGTAAATTTTTCACACGTGGCGGAGCGATGAGTGGCAGTGCGATCACCATCATAATGGAAGGTTCAAGAGCGCTTAGCATCGAAATTCAGGCACTTGTTTGCGAAAGCGCCTACCCAAAACGAAGCTCGACTGGCTTTGAGAGAAACCGCCTAGATATGCTGCTAGCACTTCTTGAGCGCAAGCTTGAAATTCCACTTGGGCACTACGACGTCTTTATAAACATTTCAGGTGGCGTTAAGATAAGCGAGACTGCGGCCGATCTAGCCGTCATAGCAGCGATAATCAGTAGCTTCAAAAACCGCCCTATTAGCAAGGATAGTGTATTCATCGGTGAGCTAAGCCTAAACGGCGAAATAAGAGAAATTTTCAACCTAGATCAGCGCCTAAAAGAGGCAAAAATGCAGAAATTTAAAAATGCTATCATCCCAAACAAGCCGCTTGACACGCAAGGGTTAAAATGCTTTTACGCCAAAGATATCACACAAGTGCTTGAATGGATGTAAATTTATCTTGCCAGCAACTTAATATCAATACTTTGCTGGCTAGGCCATGTTTTTTGAAATTTATCTTTTACATAAATCTGTGAGCATCTATGCTTTTTCTTTGAAATTTAAATTATAAAAATTCCGTTCTTTGCTTATAAAATACCTATGCCCTCTTATCCACTTTAAGCTTTGCCACTTTTTCTAAAATTTCAAACATACTCTTGCCACTATCAAATTCACTCTTTATAAATTTATAAAGCTCTTTAAATCTCTCATCGGCTTCAAGCTTATAGGTGTGAGATTTTTTAGTAACTTGTATAGGTGTAAATTTCTTCTCTTTGGCGTTGTCTTCTTTTTCAAGATTATCTATATTCTGAACACCTTTTTCGTTTAGCTCTTTTAATATATTAACAGTATTTTTAGCATCTTCGCCAGATAAAGTTATATTAAACCGCTCTTTTAGTGCATATTTAGCCCACTCCTCTTTAAACTCATCAACGCTCATATCGCTATCAAGCAGATCAATAGTCCTTGAGTTTTGCATAAATAGCAAATCGCTATCGCCACGATATTCATTTAAAAATTCATTTACAGTATATGGGGTATCTCTTAAAATTTTTGGCTTATCATTATCTGGTTTTGCTTGCTGACCTTGTATATACTCTACAAATAAACCCTTGCTTTCATTTATGAAATTTTTAAGATCTGATAGCTGTTCACTTGTAAAGTCAGGATCATAGCCTCTGAGCTTTCCTATGATAGTGACTTTTGCTTCATCTCCCTTTGTAAAGCCAGATAGTGGATATATATGTCTATCATAAGACGCAGCTTGAGCTTTTCTATCAAGCCTTGCGTATTTAGGAAAGCTCATACCATATCCCATATCGTTACTAAGTATCTCGTTTATATCATTAAATTTAAAGCCCATCTCTCTTGCTATGTTCTCTCTTGAGAGATAGTTAGAAGTTGGGAGGTTATTAGAAATTTGCATTTTACTATCCTTAGTTTCTTTGGCTCCATTAAATCTTAATTAAAGATATCGTCTTTTCTTTAAAAAATTTTATAAAAATACGTTTTTTAAATTTATCAAAAGTAGCTAAAAGATATTAAAAAGCTTTGTAAAAATGCATAAATTTTAGACAATCATCACTGCAGCTACAGCAAATCCACCGTCGTGAGTTATGCTAAGGCTTGCTTCTTTGATATTAAAATTTGTATAAATTCTTGGGCTAAATTTTATCTTTGGTGCGTTTTTTGCGTCTTTGCTAAGTACAATGTCTAAAAAGCCACACTCTTTGCTGATGCCCACACCAAGTGCTTTGCTAGCTGCTTCTTTGGCCGCCCAAAATCCAGCCAAAGTCGCATCATTTTTTGCTAGCGCGATCTCGTCATCACTAAGAAATTTTTTTAAAAAAAGCTCGCCAT
The DNA window shown above is from Campylobacter concisus and carries:
- a CDS encoding VanZ family protein codes for the protein MSRVKILSRFCFFATLLAIDFLAFTPKSPAIIENSWDKANHFLAFFVLYILLYLGYEFKILKNLALLLAFGVQIELVQAFLPNRSFSLLDIVADMIGTAFGVIVVEILKRIYYGKSKASF
- a CDS encoding polyribonucleotide nucleotidyltransferase; the encoded protein is MQISNNLPTSNYLSRENIAREMGFKFNDINEILSNDMGYGMSFPKYARLDRKAQAASYDRHIYPLSGFTKGDEAKVTIIGKLRGYDPDFTSEQLSDLKNFINESKGLFVEYIQGQQAKPDNDKPKILRDTPYTVNEFLNEYRGDSDLLFMQNSRTIDLLDSDMSVDEFKEEWAKYALKERFNITLSGEDAKNTVNILKELNEKGVQNIDNLEKEDNAKEKKFTPIQVTKKSHTYKLEADERFKELYKFIKSEFDSGKSMFEILEKVAKLKVDKRA
- the acpS gene encoding holo-ACP synthase, with protein sequence MIGIDIIKIDRISRLKARYGELFLKKFLSDDEIALAKNDATLAGFWAAKEAASKALGVGISKECGFLDIVLSKDAKNAPKIKFSPRIYTNFNIKEASLSITHDGGFAVAAVMIV
- the radA gene encoding DNA repair protein RadA is translated as MAKAKPVFECQACGNQQAKWLGKCPQCGAWDSFVELSQQEIKISKEIAKSTGVASKAISIDEVEIQNFTRFSTKDSELDLVLGGGVVEGSLVLIGGSPGIGKSTLLLKIGSNLAKDGKKTLYVSGEESQSQIKMRADRLNAVDKNLYLLTEICLEDILLEVQKSDYKVLVIDSIQTLYSQNISSAPGSITQVREITFELMRLAKSQNICVFIIGHITKEGSIAGPRVLEHMVDVVLYFEGDASRELRILRGFKNRFGSTSEVGIFEMSQHGLVSANEVSSKFFTRGGAMSGSAITIIMEGSRALSIEIQALVCESAYPKRSSTGFERNRLDMLLALLERKLEIPLGHYDVFINISGGVKISETAADLAVIAAIISSFKNRPISKDSVFIGELSLNGEIREIFNLDQRLKEAKMQKFKNAIIPNKPLDTQGLKCFYAKDITQVLEWM
- a CDS encoding TlpA family protein disulfide reductase, which gives rise to MTLKRAIITSLCIFAFFGCGDENKQKKEQNTSEQTQGKILDKNASKDENLSKDSLTPKISENAQENEIKEVNLKLLSGATMQITKRSNGFDVKDGKKATLYVFFATWCPPCKAEIPHLNNLSEKFKNELDIVGVLLEDKSEDEVKDFAQKYKIKYEVAVGEGNFLFEKAMGGIKGLPASALFKANGDYVQGYIGLVPEEMLENDINRATK
- the ftsY gene encoding signal recognition particle-docking protein FtsY; the protein is MLDFLKKGLEKTFGAISSAKKSKKIDKESLEEILLEADVAYEIVEEILYYLPPQDEVSRADLRRVMSSYFIYENERVIEPDKPFVDLILGVNGAGKTTTIAKLANLYKNNGKSVILGACDTFRAGAIEQLRQWSIRLNVPIVATQQGHDPSAVAYDTISSALAKGIDRVILDTAGRLQNQTNLANELDKIVRISKKAYEKAPHRKILILDGTQGNAGVAQAKAFNEIVSLDGVIITKLDGTAKGGALFGVARELELPIFYIGVGESMDDIIKFNPDEFLDELMDAIFE